Proteins encoded together in one Cherax quadricarinatus isolate ZL_2023a chromosome 68, ASM3850222v1, whole genome shotgun sequence window:
- the LOC128697896 gene encoding keratin-associated protein 19-2-like, which translates to MCVGHSFCTMKYSLVIVGLAVLVATAMAAPGGIGYGGGYGGYGGFGSFGGGNGVFGSGYGGYGGGYGAYGSGYGAYGGGYGGGYGGGRAIVNFNLGHGGGYGGYNLDLGFGRGGYGGYGGYGGYGGYGGYGGYGK; encoded by the exons atgtgtgttggacATTCTTTCTGCACAATG AAATACTCGCTGGTCATCGTGGGTTTGGCAGTGCTGGTTGCCACTGCTATGGCTGCTCCTGGTGGTATCGGCTATGGTGGTGGATATGGCGGCTATGGAGGCTTTGGTAGCTTCGGTGGTGGGAATGGAGTCTTTGGCAGTGGATATGGTGGATACGGAGGTGGATATGGTGCCTACGGAAGTGGATATGGTGCCTACGGTGGTGGATACGGCGGTGGATACGGCGGTGGAAGAGCGATTGTCAACTTCAACCTAGGTCATGGTGGTGGCTACGGAGGATATAATTTAGATCTGGGCTTCGGTCGTGGTGGATACGGTGGCTATGGTGGCTATGGTGGCTATGGTGGCTATGGCGGCTATGGTGGCTATGGAAAATAA
- the LOC128697895 gene encoding heterogeneous nuclear ribonucleoprotein A3-like has product MIYGIFIVGLAVLVSAALAAPGSVGYGGGHAGFRGLGGGYGGFGSGHGSYGGRYGGYDGGYGGFGGGHGSYGGGYSGGYGGGRATINFNLGHVGGYGGSYGGYGLGLGFGRGGYGGSYGGYGSYGGYGSYGGYGSYGGYGSYGK; this is encoded by the exons ATG ATATACGGAATATTCATCGTGGGGTTGGCAGTGCTGGTTTCCGCTGCCCTTGCTGCTCCTGGTAGCGTCGGCTATGGTGGGGGACATGCAGGCTTTCGTGGCCTCGGAGGTGGATACGGTGGCTTCGGCAGTGGACATGGCAGCTACGGTGGCAGATATGGAGGCTACGATGGTGGATATGGTGGCTTCGGTGGTGGACATGGCAGCTACGGTGGTGGATATAGTGGTGGATACGGCGGTGGAAGAGCTACCATCAACTTCAACCTGGGTCAcgttggtggatatggtggtagTTACGGAGGATATGGCTTAGGTTTGGGCTTTGGGCGAGGGGGATACGGAGGTAGCTATGGCGGCTATGGCAGCTATGGCGGCTATGGCAGCTATGGTGGCTATGGCAGCTATGGTGGCTATGGCAGCTATGGGAAATAA
- the LOC128697626 gene encoding keratin-associated protein 19-2-like — MKYSLFLVGLAVLVASAVAAPGVISYSGGYGDYGGGYGGYGGLLGGYGSYGGGYGGYGGYGSGYGGGRAIINFNLGHGGYGGRGLGFGLGHGGFGGGYGGYGGYGGYGGYGGYGGYGGYGGYGGYGSYGSYGK; from the exons ATG AAATACTCGCTGTTTCTCGTGGGGTTGGCAGTCCTGGTTGCCTCTGCCGTGGCAGCTCCTGGTGTAATAAGCTACAGTGGTGGATATGGCGACTACGGTGGCGGATATGGCGGCTACGGTGGCCTCCTAGGCGGGTATGGCAGCTACGGTGGTGGATATGGCGGTTATGGAGGATATGGCAGTGGTTACGGTGGTGGAAGAGCTATCATCAACTTCAACTTAGGTCATGGTGGCTACGGTGGACGTGGATTAGGATTTGGCTTGGGGCATGGTGGATTCGGGGGCGGCTATGGTGGCTATGGTGGCTATGGTGGCTATGGTGGCTATGGTGGCTATGGTGGCTATGGTGGCTATGGTGGCTATGGTGGCTATGGTAGCTATGGTAGCTACGGAAAATAA